The window CCCGGTACAAGGATTTATGATCTTGGGTGCTCCCACGGAAATTTCGGGGTGGGTTTTCTGGAGGCAGCAGGGGACAGGGATTTTTCCATGGTGGCCGTGGATAACTCAAAACCCATGCTGGAAATTTATGAAAAACGGCTTTCCGTGCGCAGGGGGAGTGGGCGCATTCAGCTCTGCTGTGAGGATATAACTACAATCCCCATGGAAAAGGCTTCCGTTGTGGTGATGAATCTGACCCTGCAGTTTCTACCCCTTGCCATGCGGGATGAAATAATCGGACGGGTATTCAATGCCCTTGTTCCCGGCGGGATTCTTTTGCTTACGGAGAAGGTGGTGCACGGAGATGCCTTTCTTGCGGATATCCAGCAGGAAAGCTATTACGGCTTCAAGGCGGCCAATGGCTACTCCTCCCTTGAAATCAGCCGCAAGCGGGAAGCTCTGGAGAATGTTCTGGTTCCTGAAACCCTGGAAGACCATCATAAGCGCCTTGGAAAAGCCGGTTTTTCCATGGTGGAAATTTATCTGAAGTGGTTTCACTTCACAAGTTTTCTTGCGGTGAAGGAGAAGAAATAATGCGGCGTCTGATGCTGGAAGCAGAAAGTCTGGGTTTGGGCGCCTACGGCAGTGCTCTTCTTTCCCTTGTGGCAGATCTGGAAGCCCGCCTTGCCGGACCCGATGCCCAGGCCCGCATGCTCAGGGAGGCTTTTGCCGTTCTGCCCGATGCAGAGCCATCTTTGGTGGATCTGGACGGTGACTGTGTTTTTGTTGGCAGGGCCGGAGATTTGTCCGAAGAGGAAAGCAGGATTTTTTTCCATGTACTGCAGGCACTGATTCCATGGCGCAAAGGTCCCTTTTCCCTCTTTGGCGTGGATGTGGATACGGAGTGGCAGTCTTCGATGAAATGGAACCGGATAATCCCTTTTTTGCCTGAGCTTGGAGGCAAACGGATACTCGATATAGGCTCCAGTAACGGGTATTATCTTTTTCGCATGGCATCCCAAAAACCAGCCATGGCCTTAGGCGTTGAACCTTTTTTACCTTATTATTATCAGTTTCAGCTGATTCAGCACTACCTTGCCCATCCGGATCTTTTCATGCTGCCCGCAGGCTTTGAAGCCCTCCCTGAGATGCCGGGTTTTTTTGATGTGATTTTTTGTATGGGTGTTCTTTATCACAGAAAATCCCCGGTTACTTTTTTGCAGGATGTGAGGCGTTACATGAAAAGCGGGGCGGATCTTGTTTTAGAAACCCTGGTCATTGAGGGAGAGGAACCCGTATCTCTGACTCCCCTTGGCCGCTATGCAAAAATGCGAAGTGTTTTTTTTCTTCCCACGGTAAATTGCCTGAAAAGATGGCTGGGCCATGCGGGTTTCAGGGATATCCGCTGTGTGGATATGGCTTACACGAAAACCTTTGAGCAGCGTCGGACGGACTGGGCCTTTGATGAATCTCTGGAGGATTTTCTGGATGCTTCAGATCCCTTAAAAACCGTGGAAGGGGAGCCTGCACCTTTGCGGGCGGTGCTGCTGGCAAGGGCCTGAGGTAGGTGTTTTTTTCAGGGGTAATTATGATGCACTCGCAAAAACTCTTGCTTTAGGCCTTTTGTGCTAATAATGTCAGTATGTTGTATTGATGGAAATGACGAGTTTTGACTTTTTGCGAGACCATCAATTATTGAGCACATTTTTTTCTTAAATTTCTGTACTGGCTGTAATTTAAACGATTTGGTTTTGGCGCAAGGCACCTTGGCTATTTGCAAGTGACGTTGCAATCGTTTCGGATC is drawn from Desulfobotulus mexicanus and contains these coding sequences:
- the cmoA gene encoding carboxy-S-adenosyl-L-methionine synthase CmoA, encoding MEVDTIFRSEESASSPFAFNASVAAVFDDMLKRSVPLYREALDLQMKLADRFYLPGTRIYDLGCSHGNFGVGFLEAAGDRDFSMVAVDNSKPMLEIYEKRLSVRRGSGRIQLCCEDITTIPMEKASVVVMNLTLQFLPLAMRDEIIGRVFNALVPGGILLLTEKVVHGDAFLADIQQESYYGFKAANGYSSLEISRKREALENVLVPETLEDHHKRLGKAGFSMVEIYLKWFHFTSFLAVKEKK
- the cmoB gene encoding tRNA 5-methoxyuridine(34)/uridine 5-oxyacetic acid(34) synthase CmoB, encoding MRRLMLEAESLGLGAYGSALLSLVADLEARLAGPDAQARMLREAFAVLPDAEPSLVDLDGDCVFVGRAGDLSEEESRIFFHVLQALIPWRKGPFSLFGVDVDTEWQSSMKWNRIIPFLPELGGKRILDIGSSNGYYLFRMASQKPAMALGVEPFLPYYYQFQLIQHYLAHPDLFMLPAGFEALPEMPGFFDVIFCMGVLYHRKSPVTFLQDVRRYMKSGADLVLETLVIEGEEPVSLTPLGRYAKMRSVFFLPTVNCLKRWLGHAGFRDIRCVDMAYTKTFEQRRTDWAFDESLEDFLDASDPLKTVEGEPAPLRAVLLARA